The sequence cctctccctcaccccacttCCCACTTCCCCCCAAGCCGAGTCCCAGCTGGACCTGCTCCTGCCCCCAGCTGGTTGCCGCTCTCCACCCCTGGGACGCCGCACACTGAAAGAGCCCCTCCCCCTGAGCCCAGTCTCCCAAAGGGGCCGAACCCTTGCTCACTTCTCCAACCATCTTCCCTCCTGTCTAAAGACTCGGGAATTCTTGGATGATGGTGATAACAATAAAATAGCTCATGTTCATTCAGCATTTCCAACGTGCCGGGCTCTGCTGCCAGCCACGACGCGTCTGTCCTTGCAGCCCTGTGATGCAGAGATGAGCACTGTCCCCATTTCATAGAAGGGTAACCTGTGGCCAGAGAGCAGAGGTGACTTTCCCGAGTCCCTTGGCTAAGAAGTGGCAGAGCCCTGATTGGAACCCTGGCAGTGTTTATTTCCTTGTGACACTACAGGCCTCCACCACCAAGTCAGTGTCTGCTGCCCGAGAGCAGCAACAATAATCGTGATGAGGGCCACCTTCACCAGCACTGACCACGTAGCCAGCGCTACTCTTCACATGCGCCAGGCCTTAGTCCTTCTACCAGGCTGTCTGCTCCAGAGCCCACATTGAAACCACCGGGTACAGTGGCCTCTTAACATAGCATGAGTTTGAAGATCCAGGGGTGTGGGTTTGACTCCTAGCCACACAGGAGCTGTGCAACCTGAATGGAGGTTCTTGCCCTCTCTGATGCCCCGTTTCCAtctctataaaatgagagaataaGAGAGCTTTCTCAAAGGGCTGTCCAGAGAATCAAATTAGATAATGGCACGTAAAGCATTTGGCCCAGAGCCTCGCCTGTAAGTGCCCAACTTATGCAAGTTGTCAGATTGCCGTTATGTAAAAGCTCCAGCAAGAGTGAGAACTGATGCTGACTCAAAGATAAGCAGGGTCACACCCTGAGCCACCCTCTCTTCAGATGACAGAGCCTAAACTTGTCACCAGCGGACACAGGTCACACTCACATTTATGGCTTCCTTTCTTTGGTGCCCAGCCTGGGGTCTGGGCTTTAAGTTTGACTCAGGGGTTTAAGCAATGAATTGGCCAGGACTGGGTGGAAGAGCCCTTGGCGGAGATGTTATTGAGGAGACTTAAGAATTTAGGCTGAAGGTcctgaaaaagttaaacatagaattacacAAGACtggtaattccactcctaggtacacacctagaagaattaaaaacaggttCTCAAATCCCTGCATCTGcttgttcacagcagcactagtcacaaCCGCGGAAAGGTGGAAACTTCCCAAGTGTCCGTCCATTATGAGTAGACAAACTGCAGTATATTCTGTgggtggaaaaacacaaactatattttcctctgctctcacatcgcaacaatcaacacagaatcTTCTGTGACCAAACGTGTGTGGGGTTTTCCCCACCAACAAGCACGCGATGAATTCCGCCACTGACACCAGCCACCTGGAGAGAGCGCGGAGCCCGCAGGAGGAGGGCTCAGTGGCACAAGACTGCCCCCTTCAGACACCAGCTGTAAGGTCAGGCCCCTGAACTGACCGACTGACTTCAACTTGGGGGTTCTCATGGCCTCCACTTTGGGTTTGATTCATTTGCAAAAGCATCTTACAGAACTCGGGAAGCACGTTTACAGGTTCATTATAAATGATATCACAAGGGATACAGATGACAAGACAAATAGGGCCAGGTATCGGAGAAGGGGCACGGAGCTCCATGGCCAGGCCGCCCTCCAGCCCCCCCACGTGTTCGGCTACCCCGAAAGCTCTCCAAGCCCAGTCTTTTGGGGGGTTTTGTGGAGGCTGCATGACATAGGCATGATTGAACCCCTGGCCACTgttgatcaacttaaccttcagctctctcccctccccagaggttggGGGTGGCGTTGAAAGTCCTGCGTTGGTCTTTCCCGTGagcagcccccatcctgaagctgccTACGGGCTGCCAGCCACCAGTCAACTTACTGGCATAAcaaaagacatcactttggagaCTCTAAGGACTTTAGGAGTTGTGTGCCAGGAAACAGATTGAAGACCAAATATACATGTTACGATATCACATAAATCCATACAATGAactattaaaaaggaatgaagtcccGATACATGCTACAGCGTGGATGACCCTGGAAGGCATCATGCTAAATAATCAGACACAGAAGGTCACacgttgtatgattccatttatatggaatatgCAGCAcaggtaaatccacagagacaggaagcaggTTCGTgcttgtcaggggctgggggcaggggatggaggAGAGACTGCTTAATGGGTAGAGGCTTTTGTTTTGTGGTGacgaaaatgttttggaaatagacgtggtggttgcacaacactgaGAATGTGTTAAATGCCACTAAAATGGTCGATTGtatgttatgtgaatgtggtctcaatttaacaaaaataaacaacaggCTGAGGGTTGGACTAGACGAGTTTTCAGGCCCCTTCTGTCCTGAGAATTAATGCCATGGGACGCTGGATCGAGACAGCCACCGGCTCCTTCCCTGTTCTCTGGGATTCACCAGGGGCCGGCGCTGCCCTCTCACCAGAGCCGCAGCTCTTGGAGGAAACAGGATATTCCACCAGCAGAGCCTGGTGCGCTGGCAGGGACGTTGGCTCGTTCCTTCCTGTGTGACCTGAAGCAAGTGActtggcctccctgagcctccgTGTCCTGTTTGGTGTAGAAATCACAGCCGCTGCCACGCAGGGATGCCACGCAGGGATGCCACCCAGGGATGCCACGCAGGGATGCCACACAGGGACGCCATGCAGGGATGCCACGCAGGGATGCCATGCAGGACGCAGAGTGGCCCCTGTGTGAGCAGCACCCTGGATTCAGAGGCTCTAACGGACAAGAGCACCTGGAATAAAACGCAAACCTCCCAGcggcccccgcccgcccctccAGTCTTACCTCCTGTCACCTTGGCCCCTCACTCCCCTCTGTCCACCCCTCACCCTCCTCTACTGCTCCTTCCTCCTGGAAAGTTCTCGCCCAGCCCCTCCTGAACCTTCAGGTCTCAGCCTGAACGTCACTTCCCAGAGAGGCCTTGCCCGTGGAGAAAACTTTCTCGGTGGCAGGACTTCCCAACCAAAACCAGCCACCTCCCGCCTCCGGCCCAGCCACTCTGCCTCCCGGCGCCCTCCCCTTTCAGAGCACAAATCACCATCTATACGTATATCTATTTACTTGTGTGTTGACCTGTTTGTCATCTGTTTTGCCCAAAGGGGCACAggaccaggagggcagggacatATCTGTCTTATTCGTCACTGAATCTCCAGCACTTTGTAAGGGGTCTGGTGATAGCAGCCAAGCCGTGAACACGCAGACaaatggaggagggagagagggagggagggaggcagagagagacagagggacagatggatggagggacagagggagggaggggaaggtggatggatggagggatggagggctGGATGGGTGGCAGGAGTCGCGGTGGGGGTCACCTCCCACACTGCCTTCTCCCCACAGGAGGCAGCTGACACAGCGTGGTGATGAAGACCCCGTGGGGCGGCCTCCCggcgctgctgccgctgctgctcctGGGGCTGCTCGATGTCTCCCGGGCCCAGAGCAGCTGCCCCGGGCACCCGGCCATCCCTGGCATTCCAGGCATCCCTGGCATACCTGGCTCCGATGGCCAGCCTGGGACCCCAGggacaaagggagagaaaggtATTGCGGGCTTTGGGGACACACTAGTATCACTGCCCAAGGCCCCATCTCCTGCCTCCCTTCAAGATTGCAAAAGCACTTGCAAATCCATCAGCTTGCAGAGCCCTCGCGCTATCTTTGCCAGGAGAGAATTctgattcccattttatagtcAGGGAGACCGACGTCCAGAAAGGCTACTGCCTCGCCCCAGGTAACCCAGCAAACGTTGAGGCTGAGGCCAGACCGTGGATCTCTTACCATTAGATACAGGCGGACAGAGGGCACCGCTGTGCTCACACGGTCTTGGGTTTGAATTTGCCCCCGGGGTACgtggcttcacctctctgagtcgctatttcctcacctgtaaaatgggacaatgaTACTTTCGTGGGGTTGCTGTGGGGTTCAAATGAGACTCCCCACCATGAAAAACTCTCTGTCAAATGtggtttatttgttcatttcccCGACAGTTACAGAGCAACcctctgtgccagccactgtcCTCACATAACCTCATTTCATCCTTGAAATCCCACAAAATATCATCCTTCCCATTCtatggatgaagaagctgagccTCAGAGAACGTGACTTAGTCAAGGGGACAGAACTAATAATGGCAGATGTGATCTGAGAAGCACATctgtctgtccccagagcccacgTTCTCAGGCCCTGTGCTCTGCCACTCTACCGGAAAGTGAGTGCTATCCTGTGCTGTGCCAAACCAGGGGCAGTGGCTGCTGGGGCTGCACTTGCAGGTGCAGCGAGAACGAATGCCAGGATCGATTAATGATGTCTGCCAtggagagggagcagagagggacGGCACTcgctggccctgccccagcctgacCAAGCACGCCCGGCACCTTCCTCAGGGAggggctgccccctccccacaggcaTCTGACCCCACCAAGCACATCACAGACTCGACTCAGAGCCTCTCTCTGGCACCCCGTGTCCTACAGATGGGAGACTCAGGCCCGGAGAGGGGCAGGCCCTGCCCAAGGTCCCCATCCAGGGCTCCTTCCTTTGGTCCCAGTGACCTCTGGTCTCCttgcttttcttgtctctccTCTTCCAGGGCTTCCAGGGCTAGCTGGAGACCATGGTGAGTTTGGAGAGAAAGGGGACCCAGGGGTCCCTGGGAATCCAGGAAAAGTTGGCCCCAAGGGCCCTGCTGGCCCTAAAGGTGCCCCGGGGCTCCTTGGAGCCCCTGGGCCCAAGGGTGAATCAGGAGACTACAAGGCCACCCAGAAAATCGCCTTCTCTGCCACAAGAACCGTCAACAGTCCCCTGCGCCGGGACATGGCCATCCGCTTCGACAACATCATCACCAACGAGAACAACAACTATGAGCCTCGCAGCGGCAAGTTCACCTGCAGGGTGCCTGGCCTCTACTACTTCACCTATCACGCCAGCTCCCGAGGGAACCTGTGTGTGAACCTCGTCCGGGGCCGGGAGCGCATGCAGAAGGTGGTCACCTTCTGCGACTACGTCTACAATACCTTCCAGGTCACCACAGGTGGTGTGGTCCTCAAGCTGGACCAGGGCGAGAGTGTCTTCCTGCAAGCCACCGACAAGAACTCCCTGGTGGGCATGGAGGGCGCCAACAGCATCTTCTCCGGGTTCCTGCTCTTCCCAGATGCGGAGGCATGACCTGGGGGGCTGAgccacccccgcccccggccaGCAGTGCTCGctccacccccaacccacccctGCCCGGCCAAAGCACACAGTAGAGCTCATGAatgttgctgaatgaatgagtaaataaataaacttttcaagGCCAAGGGCCAGTAGTCTAATTCAACTCTGtgtcccagcacctggcacatagtaagtgtcaTGCTCagaaatgcttgttgaatgaatgatgaacaatgaatgaatgacctcTGAAAGCAGAAACTCCATGTAGCTGGAGGTGCCTGGAAGGCCACACTCTGGCAGGCTCTGTGCAGCCACacagtgggaggtgggggtgggaacaCCTGCCGTGTTCCAAGCACGGGACTAGACCCCTTCCTCATTCTCTCATTCATCCTCAACTCCTCCTGGGAGATAGGTTTGCACTGTGCCcagtttacagaggaggaaaccgaggGGCAGAGGGATGAAGGGAGTGTGCACAACCCcacagcagagctgagattcaaggGCAGGTCCGATGACCTGTGACCTCTTTTAAGGCAACATGTTAGGCCAGCCCCTGAAGAGGTTTGTGTTTGTACCTTCACGTTACCCCCACCAAGGGATCAAGGGGCCCCCTGCACAGCCTTCCCCTTTTGGTTCTCGCCACATGCCCTCCCTTCCTGTGTCTTCCCAGCCTAGCACAAGCTCAGTCATCCAGTTAGAATAaatgtcactcccctgctcaaaaaccttcagtggctccccactgcccactgGATAGTCTCAGCCCAGGAGCCTGGACGTTCAGCCTCACTCCACGGGGGCTTTCCCACCTCAGTGCCCTTCCGCTCACCGTTCCCCACCTAGACCTTCCACTCTGCCTATCTAACCACCCTTTAAAACCTCATTCAAGCCACACCTCCTCCCTGAAGCTGGACGGCTGCGGCTCTCCCACGCTCCCTCCTCTGACCTCCGCTCTCCCCGTGTCTCACTTGTTCAGGTCTGAGCGAGCACAGCCTGCGTCTGGCTTCTTGTGCAcgcccaccctgcctccccagctGGGCCGGGAGCTCCCTCTCCTGCGCATCTCTGAACCCCCTCGGAGCCCAGGATGCACAGCAGCCACTCAGTGAAGATCATCACCTGATTGGTTGAgacccagccctgcacctgctCTCCTCAGCCTCTCCCACTAGCCCCACCCCATCAAGACCCTCAGCCAATCCCGACCTGAGGTAGGAGGGATTTCAGCATTCTGGCCTCTCTCATAGGGCCACAGCCCCAGTCCAGGCTCCTGTTTGGCTGGCCCATCTCTGAGGACTCCATTCATTGGGCAGCTTCTGTCCCATCTCCTGGGCCTCAGGCCTGGCCTTGGTGACCGGCTCCAACCTCAGACTCTCCAGCTGAGACCTGGAATCTTTTCTCCAGGAGCTGGATCTTCTTTCTGCTGCTCAACTCTTTCAATACAAACTGCCTGCCTGGCGTTTGAGTCTAGTAATAATGGCTATAACAATAATCACACACCATGATTGATTACTGTGCATCTGGTGCTTTATGTACATCAGCTC is a genomic window of Eulemur rufifrons isolate Redbay chromosome 8, OSU_ERuf_1, whole genome shotgun sequence containing:
- the C1QB gene encoding complement C1q subcomponent subunit B, with the translated sequence MKTPWGGLPALLPLLLLGLLDVSRAQSSCPGHPAIPGIPGIPGIPGSDGQPGTPGTKGEKGLPGLAGDHGEFGEKGDPGVPGNPGKVGPKGPAGPKGAPGLLGAPGPKGESGDYKATQKIAFSATRTVNSPLRRDMAIRFDNIITNENNNYEPRSGKFTCRVPGLYYFTYHASSRGNLCVNLVRGRERMQKVVTFCDYVYNTFQVTTGGVVLKLDQGESVFLQATDKNSLVGMEGANSIFSGFLLFPDAEA